A stretch of Crossiella cryophila DNA encodes these proteins:
- a CDS encoding COG1361 family protein — protein MSLRSRGLAMLGCVVAMAALLAASGVSQAVEGRQVPAGDVDLYLMRGGAEFVPGGSTDRAMTVINHGRDMVGNAELYYTTPILVNIDSDKKLPTGCVMYYQNKDYRVPEVVKCTIAPLKRNARVEVTLPLKVYKGAPAVPTYGVAIVRSAQAHSDPERNITDNIAVPGGVISLPVPAPDYDRQVQAGPRLALLASTAIVSDKPSEAMYRVYNIGDQVAYKVRLQLVTALYVNTSTAGSLPTGCSMTLKDPDPAVPEIVDCEIGNLEPGKSKEFRIPVKAVPNGPKGQRQGVALVTRSAAPRDGLDEPLSVDLQSTSSTLGGNGILRLGGN, from the coding sequence GTGAGTTTGCGAAGTCGTGGCCTCGCGATGCTTGGCTGCGTGGTGGCAATGGCGGCATTGCTGGCAGCGTCGGGGGTATCTCAGGCGGTCGAGGGTCGGCAGGTGCCGGCTGGCGACGTTGACCTGTACCTGATGCGGGGCGGGGCGGAATTCGTTCCCGGTGGGTCGACCGATCGGGCCATGACGGTCATCAACCACGGGCGCGACATGGTCGGGAACGCGGAGTTGTACTACACCACGCCAATTCTGGTCAATATCGACAGCGACAAGAAGCTGCCGACCGGATGCGTCATGTATTACCAGAACAAGGATTACCGGGTCCCTGAGGTAGTCAAGTGCACCATCGCGCCGCTCAAGCGCAACGCGCGTGTGGAGGTGACCTTGCCGCTGAAGGTCTACAAAGGCGCGCCCGCCGTGCCAACCTACGGTGTCGCGATCGTGCGTTCCGCCCAGGCGCACAGCGACCCCGAGCGCAACATCACCGACAACATCGCCGTTCCCGGCGGGGTGATCTCCCTTCCGGTGCCGGCGCCTGATTACGATCGACAGGTACAGGCTGGGCCACGACTCGCGTTGCTGGCGTCCACGGCGATCGTGTCGGACAAGCCCTCCGAAGCCATGTACCGGGTGTACAACATCGGGGATCAGGTCGCGTACAAGGTCCGCCTGCAGCTGGTCACCGCGCTGTATGTGAACACGAGCACGGCCGGCTCGCTGCCCACCGGCTGCAGCATGACTCTCAAGGATCCCGACCCGGCGGTGCCGGAGATCGTCGACTGCGAAATCGGGAATCTCGAACCCGGGAAATCGAAGGAGTTCCGCATCCCGGTCAAAGCCGTCCCCAATGGCCCGAAGGGGCAGCGGCAGGGCGTAGCGCTGGTAACCAGGAGTGCGGCACCGCGGGATGGCTTGGACGAGCCACTTTCGGTTGATCTGCAGAGTACCTCTTCGACACTGGGTGGGAATGGCATCCTGCGTCTTGGCGGCAATTGA
- a CDS encoding ABC transporter ATP-binding protein yields MTRSTSSRLIVGAALRSPGWFALFVLASVTVNVIAVVVPSALAEVINAVFLGSGEGATVLRFGVLVAVAVLAQVLIVLSATGCCVAGTLWIRRRLVDHVLALPVRAASRFPTGELTTRLNADAASAGQLLVCLTGSVLAATTALAALVVLFGMSPWFGAVFALGVTPMILLAKRFLSCSTGLHLRYQQGLAALATLLHDALRGVRTIRAAGTADREVHRVLGPLPELAAAGDALWQVQRNMVWRAMLLVPLTELVVLAMAGFEVTNGRLTAAELLAVSGYLMLALGLFGQIDGLLGLAADRAGVQRVAEVLGTAPQRVTAVPRPLPDGTGALSFRAVTVVDGGHLLLDRVSLEVPGGASLALVGRSGAGKSTLAALVGRLVEPDQGTVLLDGVPLGELDPAELRAQVGYAFERPVLFGATVAEAIAPGTGSRRSLLVAAATAADADTFIQRLPGGYDTALADIQLSAGEMQRLGLARAIAGHPRVLVLDDATSSLDTVTEAHIARALATGFAGRTRLLVAHRAATAARADLVAWLDDGRIRAVGPHVELWPDPRYRAVFGPESLEQW; encoded by the coding sequence ATGACACGTTCCACCAGCAGCAGGCTCATCGTGGGAGCGGCACTGCGCAGCCCCGGCTGGTTCGCGCTGTTCGTGCTCGCCTCCGTGACGGTCAACGTCATCGCGGTGGTCGTGCCCTCAGCACTGGCCGAGGTGATCAACGCGGTCTTCCTCGGCAGCGGGGAAGGGGCGACGGTACTCCGGTTCGGTGTGCTGGTGGCCGTCGCCGTCCTCGCGCAGGTGCTCATCGTCCTCAGCGCCACGGGCTGCTGTGTCGCCGGGACCCTGTGGATCCGGCGCCGTCTCGTCGACCACGTGCTCGCCCTGCCGGTGCGTGCCGCCAGCCGTTTCCCGACCGGTGAGCTGACCACCCGCCTCAACGCCGACGCGGCCAGCGCCGGGCAGCTGCTGGTGTGCCTGACCGGCAGTGTCCTCGCGGCGACCACCGCACTGGCCGCGCTGGTGGTGCTGTTCGGCATGTCGCCGTGGTTCGGCGCGGTGTTCGCCCTCGGGGTCACCCCGATGATCCTGCTGGCCAAGCGGTTCCTCAGCTGCTCCACCGGACTCCACCTCCGTTACCAGCAGGGCCTTGCCGCGCTGGCCACCCTCCTGCACGACGCGCTGCGGGGCGTGCGCACCATCAGGGCCGCCGGCACCGCCGACCGCGAGGTGCACCGGGTGTTGGGCCCGCTGCCCGAACTGGCCGCGGCGGGCGATGCCCTCTGGCAGGTGCAGCGGAACATGGTCTGGCGCGCGATGCTGCTGGTCCCGTTGACCGAGCTGGTGGTGCTGGCCATGGCCGGGTTCGAGGTGACCAACGGCAGGCTCACGGCCGCGGAGCTGCTCGCGGTCAGCGGCTACCTGATGCTCGCCCTCGGCCTGTTCGGCCAGATCGACGGACTGCTCGGGCTGGCCGCCGACCGGGCGGGCGTCCAGCGGGTGGCCGAGGTGCTCGGCACGGCGCCCCAGCGCGTCACTGCCGTGCCACGTCCGCTGCCCGATGGCACGGGGGCGCTGTCCTTCCGGGCGGTCACGGTGGTGGACGGCGGGCACCTGTTGCTCGACCGGGTCAGCCTGGAGGTGCCGGGTGGAGCCTCGCTGGCACTGGTGGGCCGCTCCGGCGCCGGAAAGTCCACCCTCGCGGCGCTGGTCGGCAGACTGGTCGAGCCAGACCAGGGCACGGTGCTGCTCGACGGGGTGCCGCTCGGGGAACTCGACCCGGCGGAGCTACGGGCGCAGGTCGGCTACGCCTTCGAACGCCCGGTGCTGTTCGGGGCCACGGTCGCCGAAGCCATCGCGCCCGGAACAGGGAGCCGGCGGTCCCTGCTGGTGGCGGCGGCGACCGCCGCGGACGCCGACACCTTCATCCAGCGCCTGCCCGGCGGCTACGACACCGCGCTCGCCGACATCCAGCTCTCCGCCGGCGAGATGCAACGCCTTGGCCTGGCCCGTGCGATCGCGGGGCACCCCAGGGTGCTGGTGCTCGATGACGCGACCTCCAGCCTGGACACCGTCACCGAGGCGCACATCGCCCGCGCCCTGGCCACCGGATTCGCCGGCCGGACCCGGTTGCTGGTGGCCCACCGCGCTGCCACCGCGGCACGCGCCGACCTGGTCGCCTGGCTGGATGACGGCCGGATCCGAGCCGTTGGTCCGCACGTCGAGCTGTGGCCGGATCCCCGCTACCGCGCGGTGTTCGGTCCCGAGTCCCTGGAGCAGTGGTGA
- a CDS encoding ATP-binding cassette domain-containing protein, protein MTNPGRRLLVAELSQRRAPLLRIAAWSVPEALPALLSGLLVSQALDQGFLRGQYLTGLVWLEVLLLVVLAGLLATRAIFPQLAAVVEPLRDSLVRRLVSSTVHRSVAEIDRGDNAGLARLVELAEGIRQLTAGLLRTLRPLLLRLIAACAGLIALAPAATPLLLAPLVPAGIGVWLLLPRLARCRRELVVQEEEIGRSSALVFAGVRDVVASGGVDRARAEIDHWFTAHARSARRMTRLHGLLTLVISLGAQAPVFLLLLLAPWLTGGGHTTVGELVGAVTYAGMTLAPAVGELAGTISGPWLQLEVVLRRLAEVTEPVEQAAVPAQRRPAPRGADLALRQVTFRYGSHSVPVLDNLDLDVPHGDHLVVAGASGIGKSTLATLLTGVRSPQGGLVTLAGTPVGELDPATVRSRIAFIPQEAYVFAGTLWENLGYLHPAVTEQELDTAVDAVGLRELVDRLGGYDAGLGPCGVQLSAGEGQQVALARVYLSSADIVVLDEATCHLDPEAEARAEAAFVARGGTLVVIAHRISSAVRARRVLLLDGSRVHLGTHERLLETTPAYAALVGHWRASSAGAAHDERAMIPDPR, encoded by the coding sequence GTGACCAACCCCGGACGGCGGCTGCTGGTGGCCGAACTGAGCCAGCGGCGAGCGCCACTGCTGCGGATCGCGGCGTGGTCGGTACCCGAGGCGCTGCCGGCCCTGCTGTCCGGCCTGTTGGTCTCCCAGGCCCTCGACCAGGGCTTCCTGCGCGGCCAGTACCTCACCGGCCTGGTGTGGCTGGAGGTTCTGCTGCTCGTGGTCCTGGCCGGGCTGCTGGCCACCCGGGCGATCTTCCCGCAGCTGGCCGCTGTCGTGGAGCCCCTTCGCGACTCGCTCGTGCGCAGGCTGGTCTCCTCGACGGTCCACCGTTCGGTGGCCGAGATCGACCGCGGCGACAACGCGGGCCTGGCCAGGCTGGTCGAGCTGGCGGAGGGGATCCGCCAGTTGACCGCGGGCCTGCTGCGTACCCTGCGCCCGCTGCTGCTGCGGCTGATCGCCGCCTGCGCCGGACTGATCGCGCTCGCGCCCGCGGCGACCCCGCTGCTGCTCGCACCGCTGGTGCCCGCCGGGATCGGGGTGTGGCTCCTGCTGCCCCGGCTGGCCCGGTGCCGCCGGGAGCTGGTCGTGCAGGAGGAGGAGATCGGCCGGTCATCCGCACTCGTCTTCGCCGGTGTCCGTGATGTCGTGGCCAGTGGCGGGGTGGACCGGGCCCGCGCGGAGATCGACCACTGGTTCACCGCCCATGCCCGCTCGGCCCGGCGGATGACCCGGCTGCACGGGCTGCTCACCCTCGTGATCAGCCTGGGCGCGCAGGCTCCGGTGTTCCTCCTGCTATTGCTCGCGCCCTGGCTGACCGGTGGCGGGCACACCACGGTCGGTGAGCTGGTCGGCGCCGTCACCTACGCCGGCATGACACTTGCGCCGGCGGTCGGCGAGCTGGCTGGGACGATCAGCGGGCCCTGGCTCCAGCTCGAGGTGGTCCTGCGCCGCCTGGCCGAGGTGACCGAGCCGGTCGAGCAGGCCGCGGTCCCTGCCCAGCGCCGGCCCGCGCCGCGCGGGGCGGACCTCGCCCTCCGTCAGGTCACCTTCCGCTACGGATCGCACTCCGTTCCGGTGCTGGACAACCTCGACCTCGACGTGCCCCACGGCGACCACCTGGTCGTGGCCGGTGCGAGTGGCATCGGCAAGTCGACCCTGGCGACGCTGCTCACCGGCGTCCGCTCCCCGCAAGGGGGACTGGTGACCCTTGCGGGCACACCGGTCGGGGAGCTGGACCCGGCGACGGTTCGGTCGCGAATCGCGTTCATCCCCCAGGAGGCGTACGTCTTCGCCGGGACCCTGTGGGAGAACCTCGGCTACCTGCATCCGGCGGTGACCGAGCAGGAGCTGGACACCGCGGTCGACGCCGTTGGGCTCCGGGAGCTGGTGGACCGGCTGGGCGGATACGACGCGGGGCTCGGTCCCTGCGGCGTACAGCTGTCGGCGGGGGAGGGCCAGCAGGTGGCGCTGGCGCGGGTGTACCTGTCCAGCGCGGACATCGTGGTGCTGGACGAGGCGACCTGCCACCTGGATCCCGAAGCCGAGGCACGGGCGGAGGCGGCCTTCGTGGCCAGGGGCGGCACGTTGGTGGTCATCGCGCACCGGATCTCCTCCGCCGTTCGAGCCCGCCGGGTGCTGTTGCTCGACGGCAGCCGGGTGCACCTCGGAACGCATGAGCGGTTGCTGGAGACCACTCCGGCCTATGCCGCGCTGGTCGGGCACTGGCGAGCCAGCTCAGCCGGGGCGGCGCACGACGAGCGAGCGATGATCCCCGACCCTCGGTGA
- a CDS encoding DUF7282 domain-containing protein — MNTNHRARYLAATTGVLGLLLGGCTAAAAPSTPGQPAPLTGIPGVNNPAPVPAPAIQQPKLLAPVSFPRTEIDADDQRGDGKRVLIEESELPVAGHLVVFDQSGKLLGSTPIQPGAHRDVPVTLDPALGQGTHSLRALLTVDDGDGKFNADKDAPVREDDDDDPEIEDEGFRYTVG, encoded by the coding sequence ATGAACACAAACCACCGAGCCCGATACCTGGCCGCGACCACCGGCGTCCTCGGCCTGCTGCTCGGCGGCTGCACTGCCGCGGCCGCCCCCAGCACGCCGGGCCAGCCCGCACCGCTGACCGGCATCCCCGGCGTCAACAACCCGGCCCCGGTGCCCGCCCCGGCCATCCAGCAGCCGAAGCTGCTCGCCCCGGTGTCCTTCCCGCGCACCGAGATCGACGCCGACGACCAGCGCGGTGACGGCAAGCGGGTGCTGATCGAGGAGTCCGAACTGCCGGTCGCCGGTCACCTGGTGGTCTTCGACCAGAGCGGCAAGCTGCTCGGCTCCACCCCGATCCAGCCGGGCGCGCACCGCGACGTCCCGGTCACCCTCGACCCGGCGCTGGGCCAGGGCACGCACTCGCTGCGCGCGCTGCTGACCGTGGACGACGGCGACGGCAAGTTCAACGCGGACAAGGACGCCCCGGTCCGCGAGGACGACGATGACGACCCGGAAATCGAGGACGAAGGGTTCCGTTACACGGTGGGCTGA
- the lanL gene encoding class IV lanthionine synthetase LanL → MPGDFEDDRFPLPEFARLVLDREGGADWSSTTDEFWHAVQPPHYPWPDQGWKLHVSATPLSAPLVLSRVIPVLCRLGCAFKFAASLSRVKELVSGYCARGGGGKFVTAYPVDDPMFRVLAEQLHTATYGLPGPTVLSDRRYRSGSPVYYRFGGFIRRTRYSVDGLCEAVLLAPDGDLVLDERLPWFAAPSWARSPLPADADGLLTRPRPGTVLIGDRFLVREAIQHVNKGGVYRAVDRTTGDEVVLKQARAHVQSGVDGLDARDALRNEADMLDLLAPLGITPRRIALFAQQLNLFLAQETVPGRSLRHWVESAGEPDRHQRRGAEIRTMARRLVELVALVHEQGVLLQDLTPNNIMVMPDRDLRLVDLEHATRPGQVSRRVLTLAYGAPETQAMAALAPAPSLAADLYSLGATLFFLVVGADPVLAPDRPPCRAHQDRIAELLAAVAVTTPGVAELVPLLTGLLADDPAHRWSLGQARDFLAGIRRPAPVPTPRKSPPRAPVAGDRLVRDGLAHIVATMDPGNARRLWPSGDFGAATDPCNVQHGAAGVLQVLLTASTEPDEQLNEAVRRVSDWMWLALPASESVLPGLHFGRAGTAWALYEAARALGEDDNAGRALELACRLPTQWPNPDVCHGVAGAGMALLHLWLATGDNELRTRMRACADHLCAEALRTPEGAFWPIAADFGSQLAGGTFYGFAHGVAGIGTFLLAAARELNEPDYLELAEQAGHALTSAVIAEDEEVCWPSRRGDRHPAPLPLSWCGGVAGIGTFLARLWQATGKPAYAELAEQAARTVLAGSWAQSPVACHGLAGTGEFLLDLAGILGDPVYRQGARTILDRIVARHALCAGRMVVADESMAAVTVDYGTGLAGVLAFAARLEQGGPRLWLPSRPVSRLSVVAGAGA, encoded by the coding sequence GTGCCGGGTGATTTCGAGGATGATCGCTTTCCGTTGCCGGAGTTCGCGCGACTTGTGCTGGACCGGGAGGGCGGCGCCGACTGGTCCAGCACAACCGACGAGTTCTGGCACGCCGTGCAGCCACCGCACTACCCCTGGCCGGACCAGGGCTGGAAGCTGCACGTCTCGGCGACCCCGCTGTCCGCGCCCCTGGTGCTCAGCCGCGTCATCCCGGTTCTGTGCCGGCTCGGCTGCGCGTTCAAGTTCGCCGCGTCGCTGAGCCGGGTCAAGGAACTGGTCTCCGGATACTGCGCACGCGGCGGTGGCGGGAAGTTCGTGACCGCCTACCCCGTCGACGATCCCATGTTCCGGGTGCTGGCCGAGCAGTTGCACACCGCGACCTACGGGCTGCCCGGTCCGACCGTCCTGTCCGACCGGCGCTACCGCTCCGGCAGCCCGGTGTACTACCGGTTCGGCGGGTTCATCCGGCGCACCCGCTACTCCGTGGACGGCCTCTGCGAAGCAGTCCTGCTGGCCCCGGACGGCGATCTGGTCCTCGACGAGCGGTTGCCCTGGTTCGCCGCGCCGTCCTGGGCGCGGTCACCACTGCCGGCGGACGCCGACGGCCTCCTGACCCGGCCGCGCCCCGGCACCGTCCTGATCGGCGACCGGTTCCTGGTGCGCGAGGCGATCCAGCACGTGAACAAGGGCGGGGTCTACCGCGCGGTCGACCGCACCACCGGGGACGAGGTGGTCCTCAAACAGGCCAGGGCGCACGTGCAGTCCGGAGTGGACGGTCTCGACGCCAGGGACGCCTTGCGCAACGAGGCCGACATGCTGGACCTGCTCGCCCCACTGGGCATCACACCGCGGCGGATCGCGCTGTTCGCCCAACAGCTCAACCTCTTCCTCGCCCAGGAGACCGTTCCCGGCAGGTCCTTGCGGCACTGGGTCGAGTCGGCAGGGGAGCCGGACCGCCACCAGCGGCGCGGCGCCGAGATCCGGACCATGGCCAGGAGGCTGGTCGAGCTGGTGGCGCTCGTGCACGAACAGGGTGTGCTGCTCCAGGACCTGACGCCGAACAACATCATGGTCATGCCGGACCGCGACCTCCGGCTCGTCGATCTTGAGCACGCCACCCGGCCGGGGCAGGTCAGCAGGAGGGTGCTGACCCTCGCCTACGGAGCACCCGAGACCCAGGCCATGGCCGCACTCGCCCCCGCGCCGTCGCTGGCCGCCGACCTGTACTCGCTGGGCGCGACACTGTTCTTCCTCGTGGTGGGCGCCGATCCGGTGCTGGCACCGGATCGGCCACCCTGCCGGGCGCACCAGGACCGCATCGCCGAGCTGCTGGCCGCGGTCGCCGTGACCACTCCGGGGGTCGCGGAGCTGGTCCCGTTGCTGACCGGCCTGCTGGCCGACGATCCGGCGCATCGCTGGAGCCTCGGCCAGGCACGCGACTTCCTCGCGGGGATCCGGCGGCCGGCGCCGGTGCCCACACCCAGGAAGTCGCCGCCGCGCGCTCCGGTGGCGGGTGATCGGCTGGTCCGGGACGGCCTCGCCCACATCGTGGCCACCATGGACCCCGGCAACGCGCGGCGGTTGTGGCCCTCGGGGGACTTCGGCGCCGCCACCGACCCCTGCAACGTCCAGCACGGGGCGGCGGGTGTGCTCCAGGTGCTGCTCACCGCGAGCACCGAGCCGGACGAGCAGCTGAACGAGGCCGTCCGGCGGGTCAGCGACTGGATGTGGCTGGCACTGCCCGCATCGGAGAGTGTGTTGCCCGGCCTGCACTTCGGCCGGGCTGGCACGGCGTGGGCGTTGTACGAGGCCGCCCGTGCCCTCGGCGAGGACGACAATGCGGGCCGGGCACTGGAACTCGCCTGCCGGTTGCCCACCCAGTGGCCCAATCCGGATGTGTGCCACGGGGTCGCGGGCGCTGGTATGGCCCTGCTGCACCTCTGGCTGGCCACCGGGGACAACGAACTGCGGACCAGGATGCGGGCCTGTGCCGATCACCTGTGCGCCGAGGCGCTGCGCACACCGGAGGGCGCGTTCTGGCCGATCGCCGCCGACTTCGGCTCACAACTGGCCGGCGGCACCTTCTACGGGTTCGCCCACGGCGTCGCGGGCATCGGCACGTTCCTGCTCGCCGCGGCGCGGGAGCTGAACGAGCCGGACTACCTCGAACTGGCCGAACAAGCCGGGCACGCGCTCACCTCGGCGGTGATCGCCGAGGACGAGGAGGTGTGCTGGCCGTCCCGGCGAGGTGACCGGCACCCGGCGCCGCTTCCGCTGTCCTGGTGCGGGGGAGTGGCCGGGATCGGGACCTTCCTGGCCCGGCTGTGGCAGGCAACCGGGAAGCCCGCCTACGCCGAGCTGGCCGAGCAGGCCGCCCGGACCGTGCTGGCGGGATCCTGGGCACAGTCCCCGGTGGCCTGTCACGGCCTGGCAGGCACCGGTGAGTTCCTGCTGGATCTCGCCGGGATCCTGGGCGACCCGGTGTACCGGCAGGGTGCGAGGACGATCCTGGACCGGATCGTGGCCAGGCACGCGCTGTGCGCGGGGCGCATGGTGGTGGCCGACGAGTCGATGGCCGCGGTGACGGTCGACTACGGCACCGGACTCGCCGGAGTGCTCGCCTTCGCGGCGAGACTGGAGCAGGGCGGGCCAAGGCTGTGGCTGCCCTCGCGGCCGGTTTCCCGGCTCTCCGTCGTGGCCGGAGCCGGGGCATGA
- a CDS encoding LysR family transcriptional regulator, producing MELDLGAVRAFVAIADEQHFGAAADLLGLTQQAVSKRIAKLETGLGATLLSRGRTGAGLTEAGTAFLPQARALLALADQAVDAVRRRVRPLRVDVLGARLAPTELVREFHETNPEVEIDIVAAKGLRTGVSALLESTVDLAFARVAGPLDPAIEHLPALLEPHHFLAGRKHRLAGRRKVRPTELADSIVWLPGHEPGTEWADFYQAYRADFGLTIDASGPSFGLEHMLDRLATDPDRFMFGSERMRVPWHPGIARVPIVDPIPLYPWSALWRRDNRHPVLPRLIEHLSAGFRPFDPDRHWLPAADLQVLHGT from the coding sequence GTGGAACTGGATCTCGGCGCGGTCCGGGCCTTCGTCGCGATCGCGGACGAGCAGCACTTCGGCGCCGCCGCCGACCTGCTCGGCCTGACCCAGCAGGCGGTCTCCAAGCGGATCGCCAAGCTGGAGACCGGACTGGGCGCCACCCTGTTGTCCCGCGGCCGCACCGGCGCCGGGCTCACCGAGGCGGGCACGGCCTTCCTGCCGCAGGCCCGCGCCCTGCTCGCACTGGCCGACCAGGCGGTCGACGCGGTGCGCCGCCGGGTCCGGCCGCTGCGGGTGGACGTGCTCGGCGCCCGGCTCGCGCCGACCGAGCTGGTCCGGGAGTTCCACGAGACCAACCCGGAGGTCGAGATCGACATCGTGGCGGCCAAGGGCCTGCGCACCGGGGTGTCCGCGCTGCTGGAGAGCACCGTGGACCTGGCCTTCGCCCGGGTGGCCGGACCGCTCGACCCGGCCATCGAGCACCTCCCGGCCCTGCTGGAACCGCACCACTTCCTGGCCGGGCGCAAGCACCGCCTGGCCGGTCGGCGGAAGGTCCGGCCCACCGAACTGGCCGACTCGATCGTCTGGCTGCCCGGCCACGAACCCGGCACCGAGTGGGCCGACTTCTACCAGGCATACCGCGCCGACTTCGGCCTCACCATCGACGCCTCGGGCCCCAGCTTCGGCCTGGAACACATGCTGGACCGGCTGGCCACCGACCCGGACCGCTTCATGTTCGGCTCCGAACGCATGCGGGTGCCCTGGCACCCCGGCATCGCGCGGGTGCCGATCGTGGACCCGATCCCGCTCTACCCGTGGTCCGCGCTCTGGCGCCGCGACAACCGCCACCCGGTGCTGCCCAGGCTGATCGAGCACCTCAGCGCGGGTTTCCGGCCCTTCGACCCGGACCGCCACTGGCTGCCCGCCGCCGACCTCCAGGTGCTGCACGGCACTTGA
- a CDS encoding alpha/beta hydrolase family protein, whose product MREQPRTRINFRFDAYGRQAACLAGLHSGELVLETWDLGGKRLRSRLLPGGGPETPRSQPVPTGDGRVVLLRAAAGEQELLLVRPAGATAARHCLARLGPGPVRLAASPDRGALALVTTVADRHTTLWRLNGSGRLDPLLTHPRPLTGARWLDTTGRILAATEWRDTGPVTVIVDLGAGTVSPVACPGHWVAVGPRSGLVLVAVRSGHGARLGVSTMDGKRPLWFPRALDGVAGSVTPLAVDPAGSRFALRVQQGARTRLAVLDARTGALRWHRIPDGDIPGAGTWNSAGLVFAFSTPDQPVTLTRLSAFAAGKRGRAVAHRETVPGAAGPMEAVVHGGRDWRERPRLVIAVHGGPASLWRFGYSPMFHRLAADGVAVVAPNQRGSTGYGEDHHRRLHRGWGVDDLRDILCLARSVRSHRLRLGLPPPAILGTSFGAFLAVLAACDEPELFSRCAAVSPLLSGPRLHRDGSAAVRAMVERHGGLTTASGAPPRDLIDCVQRLRAPLLVLHGQQDDAVPVQHSRTLRAHLIAAGRRPGAEFDYREVPDGGHSLLDGIGSAAPTAVVADFLSAAASGNRPRRS is encoded by the coding sequence ATGAGGGAGCAGCCCCGGACCAGGATCAACTTCCGCTTCGACGCGTACGGCAGGCAGGCGGCCTGCCTGGCTGGGCTGCACTCGGGCGAATTGGTCCTGGAGACCTGGGACCTGGGTGGAAAGCGGTTGCGGAGCCGCCTGCTGCCGGGCGGCGGACCCGAGACCCCGCGTTCGCAGCCGGTGCCCACCGGTGACGGACGGGTGGTCCTGCTCCGCGCCGCCGCCGGCGAACAGGAACTCCTCCTCGTCCGGCCCGCCGGCGCGACGGCGGCCCGGCACTGCCTCGCCCGGCTCGGACCGGGCCCGGTCCGGCTCGCCGCCAGTCCCGATCGCGGCGCCCTGGCCCTGGTGACGACCGTCGCCGACCGGCACACCACCCTGTGGCGGCTCAACGGGTCCGGGCGCCTGGACCCACTCCTGACCCACCCCCGGCCGCTGACCGGCGCGCGGTGGCTGGACACCACGGGCCGGATCCTCGCGGCGACCGAGTGGCGGGACACCGGTCCGGTGACGGTGATCGTGGATCTGGGTGCGGGCACGGTGTCCCCGGTGGCTTGCCCAGGGCACTGGGTCGCGGTGGGCCCGCGGTCGGGACTGGTGCTGGTGGCCGTGCGCTCGGGGCACGGCGCCCGTCTCGGTGTGTCCACAATGGATGGCAAGCGGCCGCTGTGGTTCCCCCGGGCGCTCGACGGTGTGGCGGGCAGTGTGACGCCACTGGCGGTGGATCCCGCCGGGAGCCGGTTCGCCCTGCGTGTCCAGCAGGGCGCCCGTACCCGGCTGGCGGTGCTGGACGCCAGGACCGGCGCGCTCCGCTGGCACCGGATCCCCGATGGGGACATTCCAGGGGCAGGGACGTGGAACTCCGCCGGACTGGTCTTCGCCTTCTCCACTCCCGACCAGCCGGTCACCCTGACCAGGCTGTCCGCCTTCGCCGCCGGGAAGCGGGGCCGTGCCGTGGCCCATCGGGAGACCGTGCCCGGTGCGGCGGGGCCGATGGAGGCCGTGGTCCACGGCGGCAGGGACTGGCGCGAGAGGCCACGTCTGGTCATCGCCGTGCACGGCGGCCCGGCCTCGCTGTGGCGCTTCGGGTACTCGCCGATGTTCCACCGGCTCGCCGCGGACGGCGTCGCGGTGGTGGCGCCGAACCAGCGGGGCAGCACCGGCTACGGCGAGGACCACCACCGGCGACTGCACCGCGGCTGGGGCGTGGACGACCTGCGGGACATCCTCTGCCTGGCCCGAAGTGTGCGGTCCCACCGGCTCCGGCTCGGCCTGCCCCCGCCAGCCATCCTGGGCACGAGCTTCGGCGCGTTCCTGGCGGTGCTGGCCGCCTGCGACGAACCGGAGCTGTTCTCGCGCTGCGCCGCGGTGTCCCCGCTGCTCTCGGGGCCCCGGCTGCACCGGGACGGCAGTGCGGCGGTCCGCGCCATGGTCGAGCGGCACGGCGGTCTGACCACGGCATCCGGCGCACCACCCCGCGACCTGATCGACTGCGTCCAGCGGTTGCGGGCGCCGCTGCTGGTGCTGCACGGGCAACAGGACGACGCCGTGCCCGTGCAGCACTCCCGGACCCTGCGCGCGCACCTCATCGCGGCCGGGCGGCGGCCCGGCGCCGAGTTCGACTACCGGGAAGTCCCCGACGGCGGCCACAGCCTGCTCGACGGCATCGGATCCGCGGCGCCGACCGCCGTGGTCGCGGACTTCCTCAGTGCTGCCGCCAGCGGAAACCGACCTCGCCGGAGCTGA